From the genome of Brassica oleracea var. oleracea cultivar TO1000 chromosome C4, BOL, whole genome shotgun sequence:
TAAAAGAAAATCCAATTTTAGTCAAGTCTCAAGTGTCTTTTGTACTTTAACTGGAATTATGGAAGAGTGATGAATATATCTGAGTTGGATTTTATCTTGGACAAAAAGCTGAACTGAAACAGCTGTTCGGTTGTCATTGATTGAGAGAGAGAAAGATACTAGTAGAAATTAGTTGCCACCGGTGATATCAAGGAGAGAAATGCAGAGAGAAATGCATTGAAGTTTTCATAAAGATAAGAGCTAATTAAGCCATATTTATTATTCGCCCATTAACAATCCATAAGGGCAGCCGAATTAATTAACCCCCGTTTGGGGTTCATCATGTGAATTTTTTATTTATTTTTTATTTATTTTTCGTTTGATTTAAAAAAAAAAAAAAAAATTGACCAATAGCGGGCCGCCACGTGGCGTGGAGCCCGCTGAACAGTAACGACCCTGGTTCATGCAGAAGGAACGTTGCGAGACAGAGTCGTGACTGTAACATATTTTAATAATTTTTTTTTCGGGAAGCGTGTGAACCCCCCTTATGAACTCCTAATGCTGATGCCCTAACCATTTAGCAAACTGAAATTGTTTTTTTCCATGCTCATTAAAAGTTCTGGGCTGGTCATGCTTTCCTTTATAAGACCTATACAATTTAGATTTGCCTAAGCCAAATGAGAACACGGGTGTAACCTATGTTATACCCAGAATCGGAATCGTATGGAAGCGCAAAAACGATTTTGAAAGAAAATTAGGAAGCAAGTATTTGCTAGAAGCGTATATATATATGTATATATAAATTTTTTATAAAATTTATGACTAAAATTATATGATTTAAATAAAAATAAAGCATTTATTTATTTATAATAATTTAAATAATCTATTCTATTAAAATATGATCACCTATTGATAAATGTTATCTCCAACATTTTTTTTTCCACATTATCTATTTAAAAAATACTCAAATATTTTATAACTGCATCTAAATCTACATTTTTTCTACCTGTTACATATATTGTAACCTCTTCTATCTTTCTTATATTCTAGAAACCCATAACTCTCATCTATGAGAACTTATAATTTATTTATTTCATTTTAAAATTGTTTTGTTTAATTAACCAATACAGATTCTGTAAAAATTATATTGTTATTCCCAGTGTAGTGATCTTCGATGGGGGTGGTTCATCGTAACTTCTTTCTACTCAGAGGCTACGAATGGGGAGTGGTTAATTAGCAGTCCATCCATATGGTGTATAAGAACCACTTTTATTTCCCATTCAAGATAACAATTAACAAAAAGCAGTCTATCTACTAAAGTAATATATTGTTTGAAAGTGGAGCAAATTTTTTTTGTTTGGTTGTTATTTTATTTAAAAAGGCAGAGCAAATGAAACACTCACGTTAGAGAGTGGTTTAGGTAAAGATCTGTGAATAGTAACATTTTTATTTTAAAAATGTGAAAATACACATAAATTAATTTTATAAGAAATTATTATATTACTTATTTTTAATATTTCATAAATAATTGAGACAATATATTTGAATATATATGCTATATCTCTAATAAAAACCTCAATGCAAAGAGAATATTTATAGTATTTGTTTTAGTATTTGTATATTTATATTCTCTATATTTCATTTCTATTAAATTTTAGATTTTATATAAAAACAAAAACATAATTTGTTATTTATTTATGACATTGTGTTTTTATTAAAAACATTATCATGATTCCAAAAGAAAATCGTAAGTTTCCAAAGTGTTTTTAAGTATGATATTTTAAAAACGTTTTAGAAACATGATTTTGTAAGCTTCCATAAAATTCTGATTCTGGTTTCGAATTCGAAGTGGAAAGCGAACGTCCAGTAAAGCTTCCCTGCAACTAGGGTGTAACGAGCTTCTGATTGGATAAAACGATTTGAACCAAACCGAACCACATTAAATCATATGAAAGTTTACCAAAAGAAACCGATCGACTGTAGATATGGAGCCGTATGACGACGCCTTATCTCCTGACTTGGCTGTTACAGTGACATTTGATTTTCCCCAAACATGCAGACAAAAGTCAGAGAAACTCAACTCCACATAAACATCACATATAAACAAACAAAGCCAAGCAAACCCCACTGTGACAAAGAGAAACTCGAGAACCTTTAGAGTGAACGAACCAACACCAAAACCTTTTTTTTCGTTTATTCTCATCTGCAGCAGCTGGTTTACAAGCCGTTCATCATGCCGTCTGGTGCGAAGAAGAGAAAGGCCTTGAAGAAGAAGAAGGAGCTGGAAGCTTTTGGAGCCTGTCCAAGCAACAAAGGTATCAATGATCATGGTATACTGTCTTCTTCTTTAAAAGTACTACAAGTTCATACTCTACTTAGTTGAACGATACACGTTGGTCCTAATTTATATGAATCTTCTTTTGGGGGATCTTGTGGGGTATACAGAGATTTAGTCAAATCTCTGTCTGAAGAGTGTTCTAATGTTTGTGACTTTACTTTAGAAAAGAAGAAACATTGAAAACAAGTCACATCTTTCACTTTTGATATGACTCGTGTTTGGATGTCTGTGTGATGTTTGTTTCAATTAGTTACTTGCAAGTTGCAACAAGTGCTGGATGGTTTTCTTTTTATTTTGTTCCGAGTAATGTTCTGAATAGAAAGACTGTTTGTAGTTTCTTTGAACTTTAGGTTTACTGAACATCTCAGGGTATGATGAACATGGAAGCCAAGATGAGGGAGAAAGTGATGGAAATTTGAGTTCCTCTTGTTCTCAAGGAAATGGGGAATTTTGGACAAGAGATCCATCACCTTCTCCCTTATCTGGTCTAGGGAAAAGCACTGTCAAAGAGAAAACAGAAGATGCAAACGCTCCTCAAGGACAAGAAGCGATAGATGAAGGCTTTACAGCACTTGGACGAGGAACAGGCCAAGAGGAGAATGGTGTGGACAAAAGCAAGCAAGTTGAAATTTCGGATTCTGTCCAGCATAAGTCTGATGAAAGTGAAGAGAAGCATAGACCAGAAGAAGCAAAGGAGGGTAGCATTCCAGTATCTGAAGTGCCAGAAACAAGCAAAGATGTCAAGAGTGTGAAAGAATCTGAAGTGCCAGAATGTTCTCAAGAGAAGGTATCATCATCTCTTGTTATTTCTTTCTCCCCTCCTGTGTATTTGAGCAGTTTCCTTAAATCTTCTGGACATATATATATGCAGAGTCTTTTGCTTTCTGGTCCACCAGTTGTTCGAACCTCGTGGCTAAGTTGCTGCGGTTTGTTTGATGTGATGGCAGGCTCTGGAAGATAAATTACAGGCAAGTATTAGCCAAGACTTACTTGGCTACTGTTGATATACCTAGCACTGTGTCCGAAATTTTGTTTGCTCACAGAACCGCCTACGGGTCCAATGATTAGATTTTATAGTATTTGATTATTTGCTATTGTGATTCATGACTTCTAGTGTGGTGATGAAGAACATGAGTAAAATATTCAACAATGAGTGGACATCAGAAGCTCAAATAACAGCCTTTGCTAGATAATTATTTTAACAAGATATGTCATCTGTTCATGTCAAGGAATTTTCGGTTGCAATTTCTTTTTAATCAGTTTCGTGTATATACACACGCACACAAAATGATACGTGAATGTTTACTTGGCCTCATCTGAACGCTAGCATTAAAAATCACACGTTAGTTACTGAAATCGCAACAATGCAGTGAAGTTGTGTGAGTAAAATTCCGATAACTTTATGAGCTATCAACCAAGTAAACCAAACAAAATTTTGTCCACACAAATAGATAAAC
Proteins encoded in this window:
- the LOC106340319 gene encoding uncharacterized protein LOC106340319 isoform X2 — its product is MPSGAKKRKALKKKKELEAFGACPSNKGINDHGYDEHGSQDEGESDGNLSSSCSQGNGEFWTRDPSPSPLSGLGKSTVKEKTEDANAPQGQEAIDEGFTALGRGTGQEENGVDKSKQVEISDSVQHKSDESEEKHRPEEAKEGSIPVSEVPETSKDVKSVKESEVPECSQEKSLLLSGPPVVRTSWLSCCGLFDVMAGSGR
- the LOC106340319 gene encoding uncharacterized protein LOC106340319 isoform X4, with protein sequence MPSGAKKRKALKKKKELEAFGACPSNKGLLNISGYDEHGSQDEGESDGNLSSSCSQGNGEFWTRDPSPSPLSGLGKSTVKEKTEDANAPQGQEAIDEGFTALGRGTGQEENGVDKSKQVEISDSVQHKSDESEEKHRPEEAKEGSIPVSEVPETSKDVKSVKESEVPECSQEKALEDKLQASISQDLLGYC
- the LOC106340319 gene encoding uncharacterized protein LOC106340319 isoform X3, translating into MPSGAKKRKALKKKKELEAFGACPSNKGYDEHGSQDEGESDGNLSSSCSQGNGEFWTRDPSPSPLSGLGKSTVKEKTEDANAPQGQEAIDEGFTALGRGTGQEENGVDKSKQVEISDSVQHKSDESEEKHRPEEAKEGSIPVSEVPETSKDVKSVKESEVPECSQEKSLLLSGPPVVRTSWLSCCGLFDVMAGSGR
- the LOC106340319 gene encoding uncharacterized protein LOC106340319 isoform X1, with translation MPSGAKKRKALKKKKELEAFGACPSNKGLLNISGYDEHGSQDEGESDGNLSSSCSQGNGEFWTRDPSPSPLSGLGKSTVKEKTEDANAPQGQEAIDEGFTALGRGTGQEENGVDKSKQVEISDSVQHKSDESEEKHRPEEAKEGSIPVSEVPETSKDVKSVKESEVPECSQEKSLLLSGPPVVRTSWLSCCGLFDVMAGSGR